In Leptospira sp. WS58.C1, a single genomic region encodes these proteins:
- a CDS encoding response regulator: protein MKAARILIVEDEGLVAQDIRHRLVRMGYPEPSIANTGETAVKQAIALQPDLILIDIVLANGYLDGIDAAKRIRKFLDVPIVYITASSDSQTLTRAKLTEPNAYILKPFQTRELQIVIELILYKHQVEKELMEKARLVSAELRNMQEGVIAFDSKGQISFMNLSAEKLTGWLESDAIGKPLGDVLSMKNLPDMESFELDNHLSEKIPIESVPSHGLLLSKNGLSTEVFTFTKSVPKNKEVDVDRILVIRDYIKK from the coding sequence ATGAAAGCTGCTAGGATTTTGATCGTAGAGGACGAGGGTCTTGTCGCCCAGGATATTCGGCATAGATTGGTAAGGATGGGATATCCGGAACCAAGTATCGCCAATACCGGCGAAACTGCGGTCAAACAGGCAATTGCACTACAGCCTGATTTGATCTTGATCGATATTGTTCTTGCAAACGGATATTTGGACGGAATAGACGCTGCTAAAAGGATCCGAAAGTTTTTAGACGTTCCTATCGTTTATATTACTGCTTCTTCGGATTCTCAGACATTGACCAGAGCAAAATTAACGGAACCGAATGCGTATATTCTAAAACCGTTTCAAACCAGGGAATTGCAGATAGTGATCGAACTGATACTCTACAAACACCAAGTGGAGAAGGAGTTGATGGAAAAGGCGAGACTTGTTTCTGCAGAGCTTCGTAATATGCAGGAAGGAGTGATCGCTTTCGATTCTAAGGGACAGATCTCGTTTATGAATTTATCTGCGGAGAAGCTCACCGGTTGGTTGGAATCGGATGCTATCGGAAAACCGCTCGGAGATGTGCTGAGTATGAAAAATCTTCCGGATATGGAAAGTTTCGAATTGGATAACCATCTTTCGGAAAAAATCCCCATTGAGTCGGTTCCTTCTCACGGGCTCTTACTGTCAAAGAACGGACTTAGTACCGAAGTGTTTACATTTACTAAATCCGTTCCTAAAAATAAGGAAGTGGACGTGGACCGTATTTTGGTCATACGAGACTACATCAAAAAATAG
- a CDS encoding histidine phosphatase family protein produces the protein MKKEEYHLFLIRHGETEWNRERRLQGQIDTPLSEHGQEQAINLADQLKDTGIELIFSSDLKRTKETAKPISQKLGIEIIYHPGLREIHLGEAQGVLESEISRLFGETSYSAWKSSDNVYDQFRFPGGESKSEAESRVVETILNLLKIYDKKKVAICSHGFVLSRFFERYSLKISHYSKLGNCEILELFLFSENIEKTYTKDLPSKIENNTNRD, from the coding sequence ATGAAAAAAGAAGAATATCACCTTTTCCTAATTAGGCATGGAGAAACGGAATGGAACAGAGAGAGAAGGTTGCAAGGACAAATCGATACGCCGCTTTCCGAACATGGGCAAGAACAAGCGATCAATTTAGCGGATCAGTTAAAAGATACAGGAATAGAACTGATCTTTAGCAGTGATTTAAAAAGGACGAAAGAAACTGCAAAACCGATCTCTCAAAAGTTAGGAATAGAGATTATATATCATCCGGGGCTCAGAGAGATCCACTTAGGAGAAGCACAAGGGGTCTTAGAATCGGAGATTTCGAGGCTATTCGGAGAAACGTCCTATTCCGCCTGGAAAAGTTCGGATAACGTTTACGATCAGTTTAGATTCCCGGGAGGAGAAAGCAAATCCGAAGCGGAGTCTCGGGTCGTTGAAACTATATTAAATTTATTGAAAATTTATGACAAAAAGAAAGTGGCAATTTGTAGTCACGGATTCGTACTTTCGAGATTTTTTGAACGTTATTCACTTAAAATATCCCACTATTCTAAACTTGGGAATTGTGAGATCCTGGAATTATTTCTCTTTTCCGAGAATATAGAAAAAACTTATACGAAAGATCTTCCCTCGAAGATCGAGAATAATACAAATCGAGACTAG
- the cbiB gene encoding adenosylcobinamide-phosphate synthase CbiB: MTSIWIIPASLLLDLGLGDPQGSPHPVRLIGKFARYMEKVTRKYIVSEKIAGIMTAFSVYSISFIFPWIIIFIFRYIHPFLAELASAFIIYTSIALKDLLDHSKDVYSALCEKDLDKARFMVARIVGRDTENLEEPEIVRAGLESVGESLVDGITAPLFFAAIGGPSLAMLYRSINTLDSLFGYKNQAYLNFGWISARMDDLANYIPARLTAPILCISSAILGFYPLRSFKILIRDGRKHPSPNSGLCEAALAGALKIQLGGRNYYSGVPSDKPKLGDPDRKLVPNLILDANKIIFLTSIFSSGLFLCLGLAAQLLYGKFFQS, from the coding sequence ATGACTTCAATTTGGATCATTCCTGCTTCCTTACTTCTGGATCTAGGTCTTGGAGATCCTCAAGGTTCTCCTCATCCGGTCCGACTTATCGGAAAATTCGCAAGGTATATGGAGAAGGTCACAAGAAAGTATATCGTATCCGAAAAAATTGCAGGTATAATGACTGCGTTTTCAGTATATTCTATTTCTTTTATATTTCCGTGGATCATTATATTTATTTTTCGGTATATTCATCCCTTTTTAGCGGAATTGGCATCCGCATTTATCATTTACACTAGCATAGCCTTAAAGGATCTTTTGGATCATAGCAAGGACGTATATTCGGCATTGTGCGAAAAAGATTTGGACAAAGCGAGATTTATGGTTGCTAGAATCGTAGGAAGGGACACTGAAAATTTAGAAGAACCTGAAATAGTTAGGGCGGGCCTGGAAAGTGTGGGAGAAAGTCTGGTGGATGGGATCACTGCCCCGCTCTTTTTTGCAGCTATAGGGGGTCCAAGTCTTGCGATGCTTTATCGTTCCATAAATACCTTGGATTCACTATTCGGTTATAAGAATCAGGCCTATCTGAACTTCGGATGGATTTCCGCAAGAATGGATGATTTGGCTAATTATATACCGGCTCGATTGACTGCCCCTATACTTTGTATTTCATCCGCAATTTTAGGTTTTTATCCATTACGTTCCTTTAAAATATTGATTCGAGACGGAAGAAAACACCCTAGCCCCAATTCAGGACTTTGCGAAGCGGCTTTAGCGGGTGCTCTAAAGATCCAACTCGGAGGAAGAAATTATTACTCGGGAGTTCCGAGTGATAAGCCAAAATTAGGGGATCCGGATCGAAAATTAGTCCCAAACCTGATCTTAGATGCGAATAAAATTATATTTTTAACCTCTATTTTTTCCTCCGGTTTGTTTCTTTGTCTGGGACTGGCGGCTCAATTATTATACGGCAAGTTCTTCCAATCCTAA
- a CDS encoding response regulator produces the protein MISSEAKILIVEDESIVAKDILSKLSDLGYDFVSIASTGNEALRKVYLDKPDLLLMDIMLSRGNYDGIETVQEILDKMDLPVIYLTAYADESTLLRSKPTRPYGYLLKPFQTKELQIAIEIALNKYSLDKKRKRERRNMSAILHGVKDLIKPSSEEAGI, from the coding sequence ATGATCTCCAGCGAAGCAAAAATATTGATCGTAGAAGACGAGAGTATAGTCGCTAAGGACATACTCAGTAAATTGTCCGATCTCGGTTATGATTTCGTAAGTATCGCTTCCACCGGAAACGAAGCATTAAGAAAAGTTTATTTAGATAAACCGGACCTTCTTCTTATGGATATTATGTTATCCAGAGGGAATTACGATGGGATAGAGACGGTCCAGGAGATTTTGGACAAGATGGATCTTCCTGTGATCTATCTGACCGCTTATGCGGATGAATCCACACTTTTGCGCAGTAAACCCACTCGACCGTACGGATATCTGCTTAAACCTTTTCAGACCAAGGAATTACAGATAGCGATTGAGATAGCTCTGAATAAATACAGTCTAGATAAAAAGAGAAAAAGGGAAAGAAGAAATATGTCGGCCATATTGCACGGTGTAAAGGACCTCATTAAACCTTCTTCCGAAGAAGCCGGTATTTGA
- the cobU gene encoding bifunctional adenosylcobinamide kinase/adenosylcobinamide-phosphate guanylyltransferase, whose product MAGIILVTGGCRSGKSRFALEKANSVEEKKFFLATCPHIDSEIDERIQRHKQERTGWDTIEEELDLSSVFDSIPSGAVVLLDCLSLWINNLMYAAKNKNSELTQDHIKDLCRKLGEHILNSNLKTVFLVTNEVGMGLVPENKEGRLYRDLLGICNQTFALMANEVYLLVSGISIRIKPHSETNL is encoded by the coding sequence TAGAAGCGGAAAAAGCAGATTTGCATTAGAAAAAGCGAATTCTGTAGAAGAAAAAAAATTCTTTTTAGCCACCTGCCCGCATATAGACTCCGAAATCGATGAAAGGATACAAAGGCATAAACAAGAAAGAACAGGCTGGGATACGATCGAAGAAGAATTAGATCTTTCTTCCGTATTCGATTCGATTCCGTCAGGAGCCGTGGTATTATTGGACTGTTTAAGTCTTTGGATCAATAACTTAATGTATGCTGCAAAAAACAAAAATTCGGAACTTACCCAAGACCATATCAAAGATCTATGCAGAAAATTGGGGGAACATATTTTGAATTCAAATCTGAAAACCGTATTTTTAGTAACGAATGAAGTCGGGATGGGCCTTGTTCCCGAAAATAAAGAAGGCAGACTATACAGAGACCTATTAGGGATCTGTAATCAAACATTCGCTTTGATGGCAAACGAAGTGTATTTATTAGTCAGCGGGATCTCGATCCGGATCAAACCGCATTCGGAAACGAATTTATGA
- a CDS encoding cobyric acid synthase — MRSESVSSHGGNLSRMSEIAGADPSEILDFSSNLNPLGFPDWVRPLINSKISDLIHYPDPNYTKARISLQKYWNIPKDEIVFGNGASELIHILPRIKKFDLAVIAQPSYIDYRKSIELAGLQIHEMHLQKESDFELDYEELIEILRKNPEKQILVLLGHPNNPTGRILDKEKILEIRSEYKNAFFVIDESFIDFCSDDISFRNDRSENLAVLWSLTKILALPGLRMGLLLTNPKIASKISEILPAWSLNSLSASILEKFGEDRDFILRTKDKICEWKNGFQKDLEALKIFRVYDTNANFLLLEFLDPKKNIPELEYLLLKEYKIGVRNCCNFKGLENNYIRIAIKTSEENERLIQSFRSIFKKNPKPSKLKGAKPALMLQGTASNVGKSILATAFCRIFTQDGFKVAPFKSQNMALNSFVTYEGAEIGRAQALQAQASKIRADYRMNPILLKPSSEKDSQVILNGKPVEAMDFRDYMKFKSVAFDEVKKSYDSLSEEFDLLVLEGAGGVSEVNLKDKDIVNMRMAEYAKAKVLLVGNIDHGGVFGSFVGAMETMSEWERKLVSGFLINRFRGIKNLLDPGIRYLEETTRKNVFGIIPFLNDLRLPEEDSLEFKSGSLNDTSPLGDRIDIVLIDTPRISNHTDLDSLRIEPDVRVRIVQRKEEIGNPDVLILPGSKNVITDLNYLKDSGISETILHFHKEGRTEIIGICGGYQMLGQSVHDPFQIESNLGSAEGLNLIGVRTVLEKEKLLKQTEGIHLLSGKKVSGYEIHHGNTKEISAKPIFHNYSGECLGHQGISERIWGTYLHGVFDEDEFRRWFIDKIRLKKGMTPLGKVQARYELETNLDRLAEEVRNSVNMPEIYRILGLT; from the coding sequence ATGAGATCGGAAAGTGTAAGTTCACATGGAGGAAATTTATCGAGGATGTCGGAGATTGCCGGAGCGGACCCTTCTGAAATTTTAGATTTTTCGTCGAACCTAAATCCTTTGGGTTTTCCGGATTGGGTCCGTCCACTGATTAACTCCAAGATCAGCGATCTGATCCATTATCCGGACCCGAATTATACTAAGGCCAGAATTTCTTTACAAAAATATTGGAATATTCCAAAAGATGAAATCGTATTCGGAAATGGCGCCTCAGAACTCATTCATATTCTTCCAAGGATCAAAAAATTCGATTTGGCAGTGATTGCCCAACCCTCATACATCGATTATCGAAAAAGTATTGAATTAGCAGGATTGCAAATCCATGAAATGCATCTTCAAAAAGAATCGGATTTTGAATTGGACTACGAGGAACTAATCGAAATTTTACGGAAAAATCCCGAAAAACAAATCTTAGTTCTATTAGGCCATCCGAATAACCCCACAGGAAGAATATTAGATAAAGAGAAAATCCTAGAGATCCGTTCAGAATATAAAAATGCGTTTTTTGTAATAGATGAATCTTTTATAGATTTTTGTTCGGATGATATTTCATTTCGAAATGATAGGTCCGAAAACCTGGCCGTTCTCTGGTCCTTGACAAAAATTTTGGCTCTTCCCGGACTTAGAATGGGGCTTTTATTAACGAATCCAAAAATTGCCTCCAAAATTTCAGAAATTCTTCCTGCATGGTCCCTGAATAGTTTAAGCGCTTCCATATTAGAAAAATTCGGAGAGGATCGTGACTTTATCCTTAGGACCAAGGATAAAATTTGTGAATGGAAGAATGGATTCCAAAAGGATCTCGAAGCTCTAAAAATTTTTCGGGTTTATGATACGAATGCGAATTTCCTTCTGCTGGAGTTTTTAGATCCAAAAAAAAATATTCCGGAATTAGAATATCTTCTTCTTAAAGAATACAAAATTGGAGTCCGGAACTGCTGCAATTTTAAAGGATTAGAAAATAATTATATAAGAATAGCGATCAAAACTTCGGAAGAAAACGAAAGACTCATACAATCGTTTCGTTCTATATTTAAGAAAAATCCGAAACCGTCTAAACTAAAAGGAGCAAAACCTGCCTTAATGCTGCAAGGAACAGCTTCCAATGTGGGAAAAAGTATCTTGGCAACCGCATTCTGTAGGATCTTTACACAAGACGGTTTCAAAGTAGCACCATTCAAATCCCAAAACATGGCATTAAATTCTTTCGTGACGTATGAGGGAGCGGAGATCGGAAGAGCGCAAGCGTTGCAAGCCCAGGCTTCTAAGATCAGAGCCGACTATAGGATGAATCCCATCCTTCTCAAACCTTCCAGCGAAAAAGATTCTCAAGTTATATTAAACGGTAAGCCGGTAGAGGCGATGGATTTCAGGGATTACATGAAATTCAAGTCAGTCGCTTTCGATGAGGTGAAAAAATCCTACGATTCACTTTCGGAGGAGTTCGATTTGCTTGTCCTAGAAGGAGCCGGTGGAGTTTCGGAAGTCAACTTAAAAGACAAAGACATAGTAAATATGAGAATGGCGGAGTATGCCAAGGCAAAAGTATTATTAGTCGGAAATATAGATCATGGAGGGGTATTCGGATCCTTCGTAGGCGCAATGGAGACTATGTCGGAATGGGAAAGAAAACTAGTTTCAGGATTTCTAATCAACCGATTCAGGGGAATAAAGAACCTACTCGATCCAGGGATCAGATATTTGGAAGAAACCACCCGTAAAAATGTATTCGGAATTATTCCATTCTTAAACGACCTAAGACTACCGGAAGAAGATTCCTTAGAATTCAAATCAGGAAGTTTAAACGATACCTCCCCTTTAGGAGACAGGATAGATATTGTTTTAATCGATACGCCTAGGATCTCTAATCATACGGATCTGGATTCTTTGAGAATAGAACCCGACGTCAGAGTCAGGATCGTTCAAAGAAAAGAAGAGATAGGGAATCCGGATGTATTAATACTCCCAGGAAGTAAAAATGTGATCACCGACCTGAACTATCTGAAAGATTCTGGCATCTCTGAAACCATTTTACATTTTCATAAAGAAGGAAGAACTGAAATTATCGGGATTTGTGGAGGCTACCAGATGTTGGGACAATCCGTCCATGATCCTTTCCAAATAGAAAGCAATTTAGGCTCCGCAGAAGGTTTAAATCTGATAGGTGTCAGAACAGTATTAGAAAAAGAGAAATTACTCAAACAAACGGAAGGTATTCACCTTCTATCCGGAAAAAAAGTATCTGGTTACGAAATCCATCATGGAAATACAAAAGAGATTTCCGCAAAACCAATTTTTCATAATTACTCCGGAGAATGTTTAGGTCATCAAGGGATCTCGGAAAGAATCTGGGGAACCTATTTACACGGAGTATTCGACGAAGACGAATTCAGAAGATGGTTCATAGATAAGATCAGGCTCAAAAAAGGAATGACGCCCTTGGGTAAAGTCCAAGCCAGATACGAGCTGGAAACTAATTTAGATCGTCTAGCGGAAGAGGTCAGAAACTCGGTGAATATGCCGGAAATTTATAGGATCTTGGGACTTACATGA
- a CDS encoding TonB-dependent receptor, with translation MKQNIFRIAGLGISLSYFVCASLSPILSQDRETKPTNGKEKTDTEKSEFKKKISEYKPDTIVIRDRRSNLIGIASSASEGVVGSDQIKTRPIMRQGEVAELIPGAIVTQHSGGGKANQFFLRGFNLDHGTDLSSNVDGMPVNNVSHAHGQGYTDLNFLIPELVEQIQYKKGVYYADQGDFASAGAFNISYFKSLVKGIANVEGGTLGYARTLIAKSHKLGPGDLLYAFEASHNDGPWVISDNFRRVNGVTSYSVGNKQKGFSIGLMGYKGSWHSTGQAPKRALRLGDSWLEPDSGLSRFESVDHNDGGWSNRASINFEAHRSEKGYEAKTQFYGIYYDLRLFSNFTYYLDDPERGDQHEQADRRTIAGSKSSYKDISEFWGIRMENTIGLQIRRDYIQNGLFHTEKRARLETVREDGITQLSSGLYYENKIQWANKFRTVFGIRGDYYTFNVDDWGTKERADRNARIYSPKGSIIIGPWCKIELYINGGYGFHSNDARGVVQKTDPANPLVQTRGGEVGIRTEPVHGWQSTFSVWQLDMNSELLFTGDNGTTEASRPSTRKGIEWANYYSYNSWLMIDADFATSKSRFRDDDPSGNYIPGSIRHTLASGITLKNPDGFFGSLRVRYFGNRSLIEDNTVRSPASTTVNFQFGRNIGEDLSIVFEVFNLLNAHVSDIDYYYASRLKNEPVGPNEGGYNDIHTHPALPRSIRISVRASF, from the coding sequence ATGAAACAAAATATCTTCCGGATTGCCGGCTTAGGCATATCCTTATCGTACTTTGTATGTGCGAGCTTATCCCCTATCCTTTCCCAGGATCGGGAAACAAAACCGACTAACGGAAAAGAAAAGACGGATACCGAAAAATCGGAGTTCAAAAAAAAGATCTCGGAATATAAGCCGGATACGATCGTAATCCGGGATAGAAGGTCCAATCTAATCGGGATCGCGTCTTCGGCAAGCGAAGGTGTGGTAGGTTCCGATCAGATCAAGACTAGACCTATTATGAGGCAGGGAGAAGTCGCGGAATTAATTCCGGGTGCGATCGTAACCCAACATAGCGGAGGGGGTAAAGCGAACCAGTTCTTTCTAAGAGGTTTCAACTTGGATCACGGTACGGATCTTTCTTCCAATGTGGACGGAATGCCGGTAAATAACGTTAGTCACGCTCACGGTCAAGGTTATACGGATCTGAATTTTCTTATACCTGAACTTGTGGAACAAATACAATATAAGAAGGGGGTTTATTATGCCGACCAAGGGGACTTCGCATCGGCAGGTGCATTCAATATTTCTTATTTTAAGAGTCTTGTAAAAGGGATTGCGAATGTGGAAGGTGGAACCCTCGGTTATGCAAGGACTTTGATCGCAAAATCCCATAAGTTAGGCCCGGGAGATCTTTTGTATGCGTTCGAAGCCTCCCATAATGACGGTCCTTGGGTAATTTCGGATAACTTCAGAAGAGTGAATGGTGTCACTAGTTATTCCGTTGGAAATAAACAAAAAGGATTTAGCATCGGTCTCATGGGTTATAAAGGTAGCTGGCATTCTACAGGGCAGGCTCCTAAAAGGGCGCTTAGACTAGGCGACTCATGGTTGGAGCCGGATTCGGGTTTAAGTAGATTCGAAAGTGTGGACCATAACGACGGCGGATGGTCAAACAGAGCCAGTATCAACTTTGAAGCTCATCGTTCCGAAAAGGGATACGAGGCAAAAACCCAATTTTACGGTATATATTACGATTTACGATTATTCTCCAACTTCACATATTACTTGGACGATCCCGAAAGAGGAGACCAACACGAACAAGCGGATCGAAGAACGATTGCAGGAAGTAAATCCAGTTATAAGGATATCAGCGAATTCTGGGGGATCCGAATGGAGAACACCATCGGACTTCAGATCAGAAGAGATTATATCCAAAATGGACTCTTCCATACCGAAAAAAGAGCCAGATTAGAAACGGTAAGAGAAGATGGGATCACACAACTCAGCTCCGGATTATATTATGAAAACAAGATACAATGGGCGAATAAATTCAGAACGGTATTCGGGATAAGAGGAGACTATTATACATTTAACGTCGATGATTGGGGAACGAAAGAAAGAGCCGATAGGAACGCAAGAATCTATAGCCCGAAAGGAAGTATCATTATAGGACCTTGGTGTAAAATTGAACTTTATATAAACGGTGGATACGGATTCCATAGTAACGACGCAAGAGGTGTGGTCCAAAAAACGGATCCGGCAAATCCTTTGGTCCAAACAAGGGGTGGAGAAGTTGGAATTCGGACCGAACCGGTCCACGGTTGGCAATCCACTTTCTCCGTTTGGCAATTGGATATGAATTCAGAACTCTTGTTCACCGGCGATAACGGCACCACGGAAGCAAGCAGACCAAGCACACGAAAAGGGATCGAATGGGCCAATTATTATTCTTATAATTCTTGGCTCATGATAGATGCGGATTTTGCGACTTCCAAATCAAGGTTCAGAGATGATGATCCTTCAGGGAATTATATCCCAGGTTCCATCCGCCATACATTGGCTTCCGGGATCACATTAAAAAATCCTGATGGATTTTTCGGGTCTTTAAGGGTGAGATATTTCGGGAATCGTTCCTTGATCGAAGATAATACGGTTCGCTCTCCCGCGTCCACGACTGTAAATTTCCAATTTGGGAGGAATATCGGCGAAGATCTTAGTATCGTTTTCGAAGTATTTAATTTATTGAACGCTCATGTGAGCGATATAGATTATTATTACGCTTCCAGATTAAAGAACGAACCGGTAGGTCCGAATGAAGGTGGATACAATGATATACATACCCACCCCGCTCTGCCTAGATCGATACGAATTTCAGTGCGGGCTTCTTTTTAA